One window from the genome of Bacilli bacterium encodes:
- a CDS encoding metal ABC transporter substrate-binding protein, with translation MKKSFAYMMSLPITLALSGCYNNAEYTSFVNSDKIKIVATTSIVADFAREIGQDQVIVYNMIKPGMDAHTYNTTPEDLKFLKATDLILTSGLELESRIEDVLDSYTSAKDKAFYALSDGLDSTDLLTASHDEDEAIHDHGLYDPHFWLDATLSIKAVTGLSGFLSSYRADESDYFADNLATYVRELEEVDSYISENALNLDANKRILLTTHDALSYFAKAYGFEVYSLQGISTDGEISTTALNNIAKTAKELNVKAIFLEDGLSDKSTRAVIEAAQAINYNLSIGGELFTDTLGSIEDSADTYVKMMKTDIERIVSALE, from the coding sequence ATGAAAAAGTCTTTTGCTTATATGATGTCCTTGCCGATTACTTTGGCTTTAAGCGGCTGTTATAATAACGCCGAATATACGAGCTTCGTCAATTCGGATAAGATTAAAATTGTCGCCACGACCTCGATTGTGGCCGATTTTGCCCGTGAAATAGGTCAGGATCAAGTCATCGTGTATAACATGATAAAACCGGGAATGGATGCTCATACCTATAACACCACTCCGGAGGATTTGAAGTTTTTAAAAGCGACCGATTTGATTTTGACAAGCGGATTGGAATTGGAAAGTAGAATTGAAGATGTTCTGGATTCGTATACCTCTGCAAAGGACAAAGCCTTCTATGCCTTGAGTGATGGGCTTGACAGTACAGATTTGCTAACTGCCAGTCATGATGAGGATGAGGCCATTCACGACCACGGACTATATGATCCTCACTTCTGGCTTGATGCCACGCTTTCCATCAAAGCGGTAACCGGTTTGAGTGGTTTTCTTTCATCATACCGAGCGGATGAAAGCGATTATTTTGCTGACAACTTAGCGACATACGTGAGAGAGTTAGAAGAAGTTGACAGTTACATCAGTGAAAATGCTTTGAATTTAGACGCCAATAAACGCATTCTTCTTACCACCCACGATGCCTTGAGCTATTTTGCTAAAGCCTATGGATTTGAGGTCTATTCTTTGCAGGGAATATCAACCGACGGAGAAATATCTACGACCGCGCTTAACAATATTGCCAAAACGGCCAAAGAATTAAATGTCAAGGCCATTTTTCTTGAAGACGGCTTATCCGATAAATCCACACGCGCCGTAATTGAGGCTGCTCAAGCAATCAATTATAATTTGAGTATCGGCGGCGAACTGTTTACTGACACGCTAGGAAGCATTGAGGACAGTGCCGATACATATGTTAAAATGATGAAGACGGATATTGAGCGGATTGTTTCCGCCTTGGAATAA
- a CDS encoding metal ABC transporter ATP-binding protein, with amino-acid sequence MEKECITVKNLTLAYDLKPVVFDLSFSIQKGMMVAIIGPNGAGKSTVLKGMLGLVKPISGVIEYFGKPFSTYKKNITYVPQKETVDWSFPMTVFEAVMMGRYGKLGWFKTPKSLDRKVVTSALAQVGLLELKNHQIAELSGGQQQRVFLARALASEAEVFFLDEPFQGVDIYSEQTIVQVLKRLHAQGKTIIAVHHNLQTARDYFSDIMLLNVGLIAFGKAQDVLTQENINRTYRK; translated from the coding sequence ATGGAAAAAGAATGCATAACGGTAAAAAATTTAACTCTTGCCTACGATTTGAAACCGGTTGTTTTCGATTTGTCCTTTAGTATACAAAAGGGAATGATGGTAGCGATAATCGGTCCTAATGGTGCAGGAAAGTCGACCGTACTAAAAGGAATGTTGGGTTTAGTCAAGCCCATATCAGGAGTAATCGAATACTTTGGGAAACCTTTTTCTACATATAAAAAGAATATTACCTATGTTCCGCAAAAGGAAACAGTCGATTGGTCATTTCCTATGACCGTCTTTGAAGCGGTTATGATGGGACGCTATGGGAAATTAGGATGGTTTAAAACACCTAAGAGCCTTGATCGGAAAGTCGTGACTTCCGCCTTAGCACAAGTAGGTTTATTGGAACTGAAGAATCATCAAATCGCGGAGTTGAGTGGCGGTCAACAGCAGAGGGTGTTTTTGGCTCGAGCATTGGCGAGTGAAGCCGAAGTGTTCTTTTTGGACGAACCTTTTCAAGGGGTTGATATCTACTCGGAGCAGACGATTGTGCAAGTTCTCAAACGTCTTCATGCTCAAGGTAAAACGATAATTGCCGTCCATCATAATTTACAGACAGCCCGAGATTATTTTTCGGATATTATGCTTTTAAATGTGGGCTTGATAGCCTTTGGAAAGGCACAGGATGTTTTGACACAAGAAAACATCAACCGGACCTATAGGAAATAA
- a CDS encoding metal ABC transporter permease — MGSDFFSYTLLIVTLGSVALGIMGGLFGGFLSNRRQSMIGDAIAHASFPGVVLAFLLSGKSDITTLLLGAAIASVISMALINIIGRLFKHSIDGTMALTMAGMFGLGQVILRSLSYLRPGSNQSSLDGFIFGEAATMLKSDALFLWIMTLVTITIIIFFKKELSGYSFDGQFMRISGFSSYLIEFIFSFLTIVVIVIGLSTVGVVLISSLIAIPYIAAKHWVKKFNHQLLVASLLGAIAGLIGPIFATLNPLLPPGPTIILVLAIITFLSFIFGKYGSLLSHLLNKKILDKKIKMYPMRFQYHLLYPIPIKDEDLMALKREFKVLDSTSKKEIEKMIVEDKLWVL, encoded by the coding sequence ATGGGAAGCGATTTTTTTTCTTACACTTTATTGATTGTCACTCTTGGATCGGTTGCTTTAGGAATAATGGGCGGGCTTTTCGGTGGCTTTTTGTCCAACCGTCGGCAATCAATGATCGGCGATGCGATTGCTCATGCTTCGTTTCCGGGCGTGGTATTAGCCTTTTTGTTGAGCGGGAAAAGCGACATTACTACGCTGTTGCTTGGAGCTGCGATTGCATCCGTTATCAGCATGGCTCTAATCAATATTATCGGTCGCCTGTTCAAACATAGCATTGATGGAACAATGGCTCTAACGATGGCGGGAATGTTTGGCCTTGGCCAAGTTATACTTCGCTCATTATCCTATTTAAGACCCGGAAGTAACCAATCTTCGCTCGATGGTTTTATCTTTGGCGAAGCAGCGACAATGCTAAAAAGCGATGCGCTTTTTCTTTGGATCATGACCTTGGTCACGATAACGATTATTATCTTTTTCAAGAAAGAACTTAGCGGTTATTCGTTTGACGGACAATTTATGCGCATCAGCGGTTTTAGCAGTTATCTCATTGAATTTATTTTTTCTTTCTTAACCATTGTCGTGATTGTAATCGGTCTTTCAACGGTGGGGGTGGTATTGATTTCTTCTTTGATAGCCATCCCGTATATTGCCGCTAAACACTGGGTAAAGAAGTTTAATCACCAATTGCTGGTCGCCTCTTTGTTGGGAGCCATCGCCGGATTGATTGGTCCGATTTTTGCAACGCTTAATCCCCTACTTCCACCGGGACCAACAATCATTCTTGTCTTGGCCATTATTACCTTTTTAAGCTTTATTTTTGGCAAGTATGGAAGCCTTTTAAGCCATCTGCTAAATAAAAAAATCCTCGATAAAAAAATTAAAATGTATCCCATGCGTTTTCAGTATCACCTTTTATATCCGATTCCGATTAAAGATGAAGACTTGATGGCATTAAAAAGGGAATTCAAAGTTTTGGATTCAACAAGCAAAAAAGAGATTGAAAAAATGATTGTCGAGGATAAATTATGGGTTTTATGA
- a CDS encoding metal ABC transporter permease: protein MGFMTWLILLVSALSVTIIGCFIVLSHKSMLSDALAHTTLLGIVIGFALTKDINNPLLLVIAGLVGYLSLTIIEWLVQKKMANHHDAIALIYSLFFATAIIIISLYFRNTPIDLEAVLFGRAEFAELKPLLIFDVNIGPVALYIAGLMLVLNIAFAVIFNKELKVAIFDRSLAFLGGLLPTITINVLMVLTSFTTVMNFNVLGSIAIIAVMIGPSLSVKFFAKSQGQMIIFTLALTAIETTSAFIIADGLNFPLAPTLSTLIFLVYLAIVFFHPTRGIIGANVIRNRKKSNYDLISLLIHFYHHELEGIRICANENETIVNHLHWSKKKIRHYLKKAKNKHYIIESHASYGLSNQGHDYIKNYLSRDNEEEVYEPRDRKLS from the coding sequence ATGGGTTTTATGACATGGTTGATTCTTTTGGTATCGGCTCTTAGTGTAACAATCATCGGCTGTTTTATCGTTTTAAGTCACAAGTCAATGCTGAGTGATGCTTTGGCCCATACTACGCTGTTAGGAATTGTCATCGGCTTTGCACTGACAAAAGATATAAATAATCCTCTCCTTCTTGTCATAGCCGGGCTCGTTGGATATTTATCTTTAACAATAATTGAGTGGTTAGTGCAAAAAAAGATGGCCAATCATCATGATGCGATAGCTCTAATTTACTCGCTTTTTTTTGCCACCGCGATAATCATCATTTCGCTTTATTTTCGCAATACGCCAATCGATCTTGAGGCAGTTCTATTTGGGCGAGCGGAATTCGCCGAACTTAAGCCGCTTTTAATTTTCGATGTGAATATCGGTCCGGTTGCCCTTTATATAGCCGGATTAATGCTAGTGCTGAATATAGCATTCGCCGTTATTTTCAACAAGGAATTAAAAGTTGCCATATTTGACCGATCACTGGCCTTTTTAGGGGGGTTGTTACCGACGATAACGATCAATGTGCTTATGGTCTTAACCTCCTTTACAACCGTAATGAACTTTAATGTTTTAGGATCCATTGCCATTATCGCGGTGATGATCGGACCTAGTTTAAGTGTTAAGTTTTTTGCTAAATCCCAAGGACAGATGATAATTTTTACTCTTGCCCTGACTGCTATTGAGACAACATCGGCCTTCATTATAGCGGATGGATTAAACTTTCCTTTGGCACCGACGCTGAGCACATTGATTTTCCTTGTCTACCTGGCCATCGTATTTTTCCATCCAACCCGGGGCATAATCGGCGCTAATGTTATTCGCAACAGAAAAAAGAGCAATTATGACTTAATCAGTCTTCTAATCCACTTTTATCACCACGAGCTGGAAGGAATCAGAATCTGCGCCAATGAAAATGAAACAATTGTCAATCACCTTCACTGGTCAAAAAAGAAAATCAGGCATTATTTAAAGAAAGCAAAAAACAAACACTATATTATTGAGAGCCATGCGAGCTATGGCTTAAGCAATCAAGGACATGATTATATTAAGAACTACTTGTCACGAGACAATGAGGAGGAAGTATATGAACCGCGCGACAGAAAATTATCTTAA
- a CDS encoding metal-dependent transcriptional regulator has product MNRATENYLKSIYELSLHHDNEFVKLSSLAKSLGFTSQSVNEMVKRLVEQDLAVFVPYQGVKLSESGKKIAVELIRSHRIWEAFLLKELNFSNEELAEQADALEHASSKSMLDKLYFYLGQPKYCHHGHPIPRPDGTIPPITHYSLWEEEVGSLQIIAKSPEIEGVKRKLLPELSRVTIVAHNHDGVKIKLADETILNLKQEEAKKIFVLSSNMHS; this is encoded by the coding sequence ATGAACCGCGCGACAGAAAATTATCTTAAGAGTATCTATGAATTATCCCTTCATCATGATAACGAATTTGTAAAATTGTCATCACTAGCAAAAAGTCTTGGTTTCACCTCACAAAGCGTAAATGAAATGGTCAAGCGCTTAGTCGAACAAGATTTGGCTGTTTTTGTTCCTTATCAAGGGGTAAAACTGTCTGAAAGTGGTAAAAAAATTGCGGTTGAACTAATTAGAAGTCATCGGATTTGGGAGGCTTTTCTATTAAAGGAACTTAATTTTTCAAATGAAGAATTGGCAGAACAAGCCGATGCTTTAGAGCATGCATCCAGCAAAAGCATGCTCGACAAATTATATTTTTATCTTGGGCAACCCAAGTATTGTCATCATGGACATCCGATACCCCGTCCTGACGGAACCATTCCCCCCATTACCCATTATTCGCTATGGGAAGAAGAAGTCGGCAGCCTTCAAATAATCGCTAAAAGCCCTGAGATAGAAGGGGTGAAACGCAAGCTTTTGCCAGAGTTGAGCCGCGTGACAATTGTCGCGCACAACCATGACGGGGTCAAAATCAAACTAGCCGATGAGACAATTCTTAATCTAAAGCAAGAGGAAGCAAAAAAAATCTTTGTATTATCGTCTAATATGCATTCCTAA
- the efp gene encoding elongation factor P — protein sequence MINVTELRPGNYFIEEGQIYNVLDILLNKTAMRKMVAKLKVKNVRTGSTTEMSFNSGYAIERITIDKRKMTYLYDSGNFLVFMDQDTYEQVEVSKDRLEWEMRFLVANSEVDIASYDGEIMGITLPAKVALKITECAPGVRGNTVTSATKDAVLETGITIRVPLFIEEGETVSVRTDTGEYDGRA from the coding sequence ATGATTAATGTTACCGAGTTAAGGCCGGGAAATTATTTTATCGAAGAAGGCCAAATTTATAATGTTTTAGATATCTTACTTAATAAGACGGCAATGCGGAAAATGGTGGCGAAATTAAAAGTCAAAAACGTTCGCACTGGTTCAACGACGGAAATGAGTTTCAATTCGGGTTATGCGATTGAAAGAATTACGATTGATAAGCGCAAGATGACTTATTTGTATGATTCGGGGAATTTTCTTGTTTTTATGGATCAGGATACTTATGAGCAGGTTGAGGTTTCCAAAGACCGGCTTGAATGGGAAATGCGCTTTTTGGTGGCTAATTCAGAAGTGGATATCGCCTCTTATGATGGGGAGATTATGGGTATTACCCTGCCGGCCAAAGTGGCATTAAAAATTACGGAGTGTGCTCCCGGAGTTCGGGGAAATACCGTTACAAGTGCGACCAAAGATGCAGTGCTAGAAACCGGAATCACGATTCGGGTTCCGTTATTTATTGAGGAAGGAGAGACCGTTTCAGTTCGTACTGATACGGGTGAATATGATGGCCGGGCTTAA
- a CDS encoding YneF family protein, with amino-acid sequence MIILATTGWLVSLGWILLGVVLGAVGGFFISRWYFKRELAKNPPINEQMIRVMYAQMGRKPSEAQIRQIMNSVNKSR; translated from the coding sequence ATGATTATTTTGGCAACAACCGGTTGGTTGGTTAGTCTAGGCTGGATTCTTTTGGGAGTCGTCTTGGGAGCCGTAGGTGGCTTCTTCATTTCTCGTTGGTATTTTAAAAGAGAATTGGCCAAGAATCCTCCGATCAATGAACAGATGATTCGCGTAATGTATGCCCAGATGGGACGTAAGCCTTCGGAGGCACAGATTCGCCAAATTATGAATAGCGTCAATAAGAGTCGCTAA
- a CDS encoding RNA polymerase sigma factor, whose product MNSNDESRIASLADEISQGNLVNFTEFFDLTKKAVFYTAFSILGNESDSEDIVQETFIKFIDSHSRIKKEQSPFGFLLVIARNSALSMLKKRKREVSFPENFDESSVPDLNDYTKAGDESFFNWMRSCLKPIEYQIVILHVVNDLPHREIARIVKRPLGSVTWIYQQAIKKLDKERKKYEKV is encoded by the coding sequence ATGAATTCGAATGACGAAAGTCGGATTGCCAGCTTGGCGGATGAGATTAGTCAAGGGAATCTTGTCAATTTCACTGAATTTTTTGATTTGACCAAAAAGGCTGTTTTTTACACCGCCTTTTCAATCTTAGGCAATGAAAGTGACAGTGAGGATATCGTTCAGGAGACATTCATAAAGTTTATCGACAGCCACTCGCGGATAAAAAAGGAGCAAAGTCCATTCGGCTTTTTATTGGTGATTGCCCGAAACTCAGCTTTGAGTATGTTGAAAAAACGCAAACGGGAAGTTTCTTTCCCGGAAAACTTTGATGAGAGCAGTGTCCCTGATCTTAATGATTATACCAAAGCCGGAGATGAGTCGTTCTTTAATTGGATGCGCAGTTGCCTAAAGCCAATTGAATACCAAATCGTTATCCTGCATGTCGTTAACGATCTTCCCCATCGCGAGATAGCCAGAATTGTCAAGCGGCCCCTGGGAAGTGTCACATGGATATATCAGCAAGCAATTAAGAAACTAGATAAGGAGCGGAAGAAGTATGAAAAGGTATGA
- the plsY gene encoding glycerol-3-phosphate 1-O-acyltransferase PlsY — MPTLLLTIIIYLLAIILSYLLGSVSTSIIVSKHFYHKDIREFGSKNAGGTNVGRVLGRKAGIAVILIDMAKAAFVYWGVYWILKIPALGDVFAPDLLLSLSITALLIGHCYPIFFNFRGGKAVSTLAGFTIASNWIFTITGLLIFLGVLKWKKYVSLSSIITGLFLMIGSWILFFIKSPFGFYLSTTNLLFYALSMTAYALILIYRHRENIKRLFKKSERKITWMK, encoded by the coding sequence ATGCCAACTTTACTTTTGACGATAATCATTTATTTACTCGCTATCATTTTGAGTTATTTATTGGGATCGGTTTCAACTTCAATCATTGTTAGTAAACATTTTTATCATAAGGATATCAGAGAATTTGGCTCTAAAAACGCCGGCGGAACCAACGTTGGACGTGTTCTAGGAAGAAAAGCCGGAATTGCAGTGATTCTTATTGATATGGCCAAAGCCGCCTTCGTCTATTGGGGCGTATATTGGATTTTAAAAATACCGGCTTTAGGCGATGTTTTTGCCCCCGATTTATTACTGTCATTATCGATTACGGCGCTGTTAATCGGCCACTGCTATCCGATATTTTTTAATTTTCGGGGCGGAAAAGCGGTCAGCACCCTCGCCGGATTTACAATAGCCAGCAATTGGATATTTACTATAACCGGCCTTCTTATCTTTCTTGGTGTATTAAAATGGAAAAAATACGTCTCTTTATCGTCAATTATTACCGGACTGTTTTTGATGATCGGCAGTTGGATTTTGTTCTTTATCAAAAGTCCGTTCGGATTCTATCTTTCAACCACGAACTTGCTCTTCTACGCCTTATCGATGACGGCCTATGCTCTAATCTTAATTTATCGTCATCGCGAAAACATAAAACGGTTATTTAAGAAAAGCGAACGAAAAATTACTTGGATGAAGTAA
- a CDS encoding DNA topoisomerase IV subunit B: protein MADKINYNNYNEDSIEVLEGLEGVRKRPAMYIGSTNAMGLHHLVWEVVDNSVDEAMSGFGDKITVTIHKDGSISVQDEGRGIPVGIHKKTKIPAVQLIFSTLHSGGKFTEAAYKTSAGLHGVGASVTNALSEYCDVTVYRDGKTYHLRFENGGKLVVPLEIVGNTNRHGTLVTFKPDAKIFSTVDFKWDTICNHLQESAFLLKKVHFYVVDERNGLNEDFFYEDGLSQYIGVINQNKEPMSDIISFDDVYNASDHNNNLEPIQMELAMQYCNGDYGETVLSYVNNVRTHDGGTHETGLRMGLTRAVNDFAVDNSLLRGKMKLEGGDIREGLTAIISLRIPEEILEFEGQTKGKLGTPDAMTAVNNFVYTSLTYYLKEHHEFAVSLIKKCIDAQNARLAARKAKDEARKSKKPRNDIILSGKLTPAQSKDYKSNELFIVEGESAGGTARTGRDRIHQAILPLRGKPLNTDTNTMDKMLKNEEFATLINTIGAGIGTDFDIDDAHYGKIIIMTDADTDGAHIQTLLLTFFYHYMKPLIKNGSVYIAVPPLYRVHKEVNKEIVYQYAWDDASLVEAKAKVGANYKINRYKGLGEMNSDQLWETTMNPRTRMLVRVNIEDPLLVEKRVGILMGKDAGNRRKWIEENIDFNATDSFIEEVR from the coding sequence GTGGCAGATAAAATTAACTACAACAATTATAACGAAGACAGTATCGAGGTTCTTGAAGGACTAGAAGGGGTTCGTAAACGGCCAGCGATGTATATTGGCTCGACGAATGCCATGGGTCTTCACCACCTTGTTTGGGAAGTTGTCGATAACTCGGTCGATGAAGCTATGTCTGGCTTCGGCGATAAAATTACGGTTACAATCCATAAAGATGGGTCAATCAGCGTTCAAGACGAGGGACGGGGCATTCCTGTGGGAATTCACAAAAAGACGAAAATTCCTGCGGTGCAGCTCATTTTTTCCACTCTCCACTCGGGGGGGAAATTTACGGAGGCGGCCTATAAGACCAGTGCTGGTTTGCATGGGGTTGGAGCATCCGTGACCAATGCTTTAAGTGAGTACTGTGATGTCACGGTTTACCGAGACGGTAAAACGTATCATTTGCGGTTTGAAAATGGTGGGAAATTGGTAGTTCCGTTAGAGATTGTTGGCAATACCAATCGCCATGGCACATTGGTGACCTTTAAGCCTGATGCCAAGATTTTTTCGACCGTTGATTTTAAATGGGATACGATTTGTAATCACCTGCAAGAAAGCGCGTTTTTATTAAAAAAAGTTCATTTTTACGTTGTGGACGAACGCAATGGATTAAATGAGGATTTCTTTTATGAAGACGGTTTGAGTCAATATATCGGCGTAATAAATCAGAATAAAGAGCCGATGAGTGATATTATTTCGTTTGATGACGTATATAATGCTTCCGATCATAATAATAATCTTGAGCCGATTCAAATGGAGCTAGCAATGCAGTACTGCAATGGCGACTATGGAGAAACGGTCTTAAGTTACGTCAATAATGTTCGCACTCACGATGGAGGAACCCATGAAACGGGACTTCGGATGGGACTTACCCGCGCGGTCAATGATTTTGCGGTTGATAACAGTCTTTTACGTGGGAAAATGAAATTAGAAGGCGGTGACATTCGCGAAGGATTAACAGCGATTATTTCGTTGAGAATACCGGAGGAAATACTTGAATTTGAAGGTCAGACTAAAGGTAAACTAGGAACGCCAGACGCGATGACAGCGGTTAATAATTTCGTCTATACGAGTTTGACCTACTATCTCAAGGAACATCATGAATTTGCCGTTAGTCTTATCAAAAAATGCATCGATGCTCAGAATGCCAGATTAGCTGCACGCAAAGCCAAAGATGAAGCTCGTAAAAGTAAAAAACCTCGTAATGATATTATTCTCTCCGGGAAATTAACTCCGGCACAGAGTAAGGACTATAAAAGTAACGAGCTTTTTATCGTCGAAGGTGAATCGGCGGGAGGGACGGCGCGGACGGGACGAGATCGAATTCATCAGGCGATTTTACCGCTTCGCGGAAAACCTTTAAATACCGACACAAACACGATGGATAAAATGTTGAAGAATGAAGAATTTGCCACTTTGATAAATACTATCGGCGCCGGCATAGGCACTGATTTTGATATTGATGATGCACATTATGGAAAGATCATTATCATGACTGATGCCGATACGGACGGAGCCCATATTCAAACGCTACTTTTGACATTCTTTTATCACTATATGAAACCCCTGATAAAAAACGGCAGTGTATATATCGCAGTACCGCCACTTTATCGCGTTCATAAAGAAGTTAATAAAGAGATTGTTTATCAATACGCTTGGGACGATGCTTCTTTAGTTGAGGCGAAAGCCAAAGTCGGCGCGAATTACAAGATAAATCGCTACAAGGGATTAGGCGAAATGAATTCGGATCAACTATGGGAAACAACGATGAATCCACGGACACGGATGTTGGTTCGAGTAAATATTGAGGATCCGTTGTTAGTCGAAAAACGAGTTGGCATTCTTATGGGAAAAGATGCCGGCAATCGCCGTAAGTGGATTGAAGAAAATATTGATTTCAATGCCACAGATTCATTTATTGAAGAGGTGCGCTAA